Proteins co-encoded in one Halorussus vallis genomic window:
- the rad50 gene encoding DNA double-strand break repair ATPase Rad50, whose protein sequence is MRFERIRLQNFKCYADADLELDAGVTVIHGLNGSGKSSLLEACFFALYGAKALDKTLDDVVTIGAEDAEVELWFAHGGGSYRVHRRIRATGERAVTAKCVLETPEDTVEGARDVRREIAKLLRMDSEAFVNCAYVRQGEVNKLINATPAQRQDMIDDLLQLGKLEEYRERASDARLGVKSVLDDKRGGLSNIENQIADKEAQNLHGRLNDLESKRSQAEEEIEHFEEQRATAEQTRDQAVDVLDSYEAKREELDSLDEDVEELQAEIGETEQERTEHRERIKELRERTDELEAEIDALLADTDVDSATESAVEDRLAELSEADDELEGELSDAKTKAQMFGNQADNLSQRADDFERQATEKRERAEKLETEADEVEADLRNRREKLERLDEDIEVEREKFADASVEFGEAEAALEDRREKREELRTRIQDVKADLQSARDSVAEAERLLEEGKCPECGQSVEDSPHVDTLADDRERVAELEAELDDLREERDAAAEAVERAQALADAESEVARLCENRELAEESVEDREATVVEKREEAEELRAEADELQSEVDDKREAAEELREKADDHRERVKELEAEREAVADERERVESIRTLRRKVEDAEDEVERHREKRAHLEEMNDQRRERLAEKRDRRAELRESYDEQKVQTAREDRERAENYIERVDAKLEQLRENRDELIDRIGGVKSEIQELEDLRDRRDGICEKVDALESLHEETESLEGMYGDLRAELRQRNVESLEEMLNEVFDLVYQNDSYARIELDGEYELTVYQKDGEPLDPEQLSGGERALFNLSLRCAIYRLLAEGIDGSAPMPPLILDEPTVFLDSGHVSQLVELVESMRELGVEQIVVVSHDDELVGAADDVVWVEKNSVTNRSQVERRDALLEAAD, encoded by the coding sequence GTGAGGTTCGAGCGCATCCGCCTGCAGAACTTCAAGTGCTACGCCGACGCCGACCTGGAACTCGACGCCGGCGTGACGGTCATCCACGGCCTCAACGGCAGCGGGAAGTCCTCGCTGTTAGAGGCGTGCTTCTTCGCGCTCTACGGCGCGAAAGCCCTCGACAAGACGCTCGACGACGTGGTGACCATCGGTGCGGAGGACGCCGAGGTCGAACTCTGGTTCGCCCACGGTGGCGGCTCCTACCGCGTCCACCGCAGGATTCGCGCGACCGGCGAACGCGCGGTCACCGCCAAATGCGTCCTCGAAACGCCCGAGGACACCGTCGAGGGTGCCCGAGACGTCCGCCGAGAGATCGCGAAACTCCTCCGAATGGACTCGGAGGCGTTCGTCAACTGTGCCTACGTCCGGCAGGGCGAGGTTAACAAACTCATCAACGCGACCCCGGCCCAGCGCCAGGACATGATCGACGACCTCCTCCAACTCGGTAAACTGGAGGAGTACCGCGAGCGCGCCAGCGACGCCCGCCTCGGGGTCAAGAGCGTGCTGGACGACAAACGCGGGGGCCTCTCGAACATCGAGAACCAGATAGCGGACAAGGAGGCCCAGAACCTCCACGGGCGGCTCAACGACCTCGAATCGAAGCGGAGCCAGGCCGAGGAGGAGATCGAGCACTTCGAGGAACAGCGCGCGACCGCCGAACAGACCCGCGACCAGGCTGTCGACGTGCTCGACTCCTACGAGGCTAAGCGCGAGGAACTCGATTCCCTGGACGAGGACGTCGAGGAGCTTCAGGCCGAAATCGGCGAAACCGAACAAGAGCGGACCGAACACCGCGAGCGAATCAAGGAACTCCGCGAGCGAACCGACGAACTGGAGGCGGAAATCGACGCGCTGCTCGCCGACACCGACGTCGATTCGGCGACCGAGTCGGCCGTCGAAGACAGGCTGGCCGAACTGAGCGAGGCCGACGACGAACTCGAAGGGGAACTGAGCGACGCGAAGACGAAGGCCCAGATGTTCGGCAATCAGGCCGACAACCTGAGCCAGCGGGCCGACGACTTCGAGCGGCAGGCGACCGAGAAGCGCGAGCGCGCCGAGAAACTCGAAACCGAGGCCGACGAGGTCGAAGCCGACCTCCGAAACCGACGCGAGAAACTGGAGCGACTGGACGAGGACATCGAGGTCGAGCGCGAGAAGTTCGCCGACGCCTCGGTCGAGTTCGGCGAGGCCGAGGCGGCCCTCGAAGACCGCCGCGAGAAGCGCGAGGAGTTGCGAACCCGTATCCAGGACGTGAAGGCCGACCTCCAGAGCGCCCGCGATAGTGTGGCCGAGGCCGAGCGACTGCTCGAAGAGGGCAAGTGCCCCGAGTGCGGTCAGTCGGTCGAGGACTCCCCGCACGTCGACACGCTGGCCGACGACCGCGAGCGCGTCGCGGAACTGGAGGCGGAACTCGACGACCTCCGCGAGGAGCGGGACGCCGCCGCCGAGGCGGTCGAGCGGGCCCAGGCGCTCGCCGACGCCGAGAGCGAGGTCGCGCGCTTGTGCGAGAACCGGGAACTGGCCGAGGAGTCGGTCGAGGACAGGGAAGCGACCGTCGTCGAGAAGCGCGAGGAGGCCGAGGAACTCCGTGCCGAAGCAGACGAACTTCAATCGGAGGTCGACGATAAGCGCGAGGCCGCCGAGGAACTCAGAGAGAAGGCCGACGACCACCGCGAGCGTGTCAAAGAACTGGAGGCCGAGCGCGAGGCGGTGGCCGACGAGCGCGAACGCGTCGAATCGATTCGGACCCTCCGGCGGAAGGTCGAAGACGCCGAGGACGAGGTCGAGCGCCACCGCGAGAAGCGCGCTCACCTCGAAGAGATGAACGACCAGCGCCGCGAGCGCCTCGCCGAGAAGCGCGACCGGCGGGCCGAACTGCGCGAGTCCTACGACGAACAGAAGGTCCAGACCGCCCGCGAGGACAGGGAGCGCGCCGAGAACTACATCGAGCGGGTCGACGCGAAACTGGAGCAACTCCGGGAGAACCGCGACGAACTCATCGACCGAATCGGCGGGGTGAAGTCCGAGATTCAGGAACTCGAAGATCTCCGAGACCGTCGCGACGGAATCTGCGAGAAGGTCGACGCCCTCGAATCACTCCACGAGGAAACCGAGTCACTGGAGGGGATGTACGGCGACCTCCGGGCGGAGCTCCGCCAGCGCAACGTCGAGAGCTTAGAAGAGATGCTGAACGAGGTGTTCGACCTCGTCTACCAGAACGACTCGTACGCGCGCATCGAACTCGACGGCGAGTACGAACTCACCGTCTACCAGAAGGACGGCGAACCGCTCGACCCCGAACAGCTCTCGGGCGGCGAGCGCGCGCTGTTCAACCTCAGTCTGCGGTGTGCCATCTACCGGCTCCTCGCGGAGGGCATCGACGGGTCGGCGCCGATGCCGCCGCTGATACTGGACGAGCCGACGGTGTTCCTCGATTCGGGCCACGTCTCCCAGTTGGTCGAACTCGTCGAGTCGATGCGCGAGTTGGGCGTCGAACAGATCGTGGTCGTGAGCCACGACGACGAACTGGTCGGGGCGGCCGACGACGTGGTGTGGGTCGAGAAGAACTCGGTGACGAACCGCTCGCAGGTCGAGCGCCGGGACGCGCTCCTCGAAGCGGCCGACTGA
- the mre11 gene encoding DNA double-strand break repair protein Mre11, translating into MTRVIHTGDTHLGYQQYHSPERRADFLAAFEQVVDDAVADDVDAVVHAGDLFHDRRPDLRDLHGTISILRKLRDAGVPFLAIVGNHEGTRGRQWLDLFEMLGLATRLGDEPKVVGDTAFYGLDHVPKSKRDALDYEFADHDRSHAALVGHGLFKPFEPGDWDAEEVLIESNVDFDAFLLGDNHIPDTKEVADTWVTYCGSTERTSTAEREERGYNIVTFEDDGETVTITRRGLDSTRNFEFVEVDLGEDEGIERVREAIREYDLEDAVAVVEIEGEGTDVTPAGVEEFALERGALVARVMDRRERSDEREALDVSFADPDEAVRDRVRDLGLSEAARGIDETVRASKLADANVRESVEKRVDELVEDGDLSAFESAPDDEETGDATDAPESSSSADVTDDAADAANDAEATATAAAEPVDSTDASNSESQDGGATSATDVGDGETVTVDTGTGDTPTADGDGNATGSDGEEVSGADAGDDETASDAESAKNAESAKSAGGDGQSSMEEYL; encoded by the coding sequence ATGACACGGGTGATACACACGGGGGACACCCACCTCGGGTACCAGCAGTACCACTCCCCCGAGCGACGCGCCGACTTCCTCGCGGCGTTCGAACAGGTCGTAGACGACGCCGTCGCCGACGACGTGGACGCGGTCGTCCACGCCGGCGACCTCTTCCACGACCGGCGACCCGACCTCCGGGACCTCCACGGAACCATCTCGATACTCCGGAAACTCAGGGACGCCGGGGTTCCGTTCCTCGCCATCGTCGGCAACCACGAGGGGACCCGTGGCCGACAGTGGCTCGACCTCTTCGAGATGCTCGGCCTCGCGACCAGGCTCGGCGACGAACCCAAGGTCGTCGGCGACACCGCCTTCTACGGACTCGACCACGTCCCGAAATCCAAGCGCGACGCGCTCGACTACGAGTTCGCCGACCACGACCGGTCGCACGCCGCGCTGGTCGGTCACGGCCTGTTCAAACCGTTCGAACCCGGCGACTGGGACGCCGAGGAGGTCCTGATCGAGTCGAACGTCGACTTCGACGCCTTCCTGCTGGGCGACAACCACATCCCGGACACCAAGGAGGTCGCCGACACCTGGGTCACTTACTGCGGGTCGACCGAGCGGACCAGCACCGCCGAGCGCGAGGAGCGCGGCTACAACATCGTCACCTTCGAGGATGACGGCGAGACGGTCACCATCACCCGCCGGGGCCTCGACAGTACCCGGAACTTCGAGTTCGTCGAGGTGGACCTCGGCGAAGACGAAGGCATCGAGCGCGTCCGCGAGGCGATTCGGGAGTACGACCTCGAAGACGCCGTGGCTGTGGTCGAAATCGAGGGCGAGGGCACCGACGTGACCCCCGCAGGCGTCGAGGAGTTCGCGCTGGAGCGGGGCGCGCTGGTCGCCCGGGTGATGGACCGCCGCGAGCGGTCCGACGAGCGCGAGGCCCTCGACGTATCGTTCGCCGACCCCGACGAGGCGGTCCGCGACCGCGTGCGCGACCTCGGTCTGAGCGAGGCGGCCCGCGGCATCGACGAGACGGTTCGGGCGAGCAAACTCGCCGACGCGAACGTCCGCGAGTCGGTCGAGAAGCGGGTCGACGAACTGGTCGAGGACGGCGACCTCTCGGCGTTCGAGTCGGCGCCCGACGACGAGGAAACGGGGGACGCGACCGACGCACCCGAGAGCAGTAGTTCCGCCGACGTGACCGACGACGCGGCCGACGCCGCCAACGATGCCGAGGCGACCGCGACTGCGGCCGCCGAACCGGTGGACTCGACCGACGCGTCGAATTCGGAATCCCAGGACGGCGGCGCGACCTCGGCGACCGACGTCGGTGACGGAGAGACGGTGACCGTCGACACCGGAACCGGAGATACCCCGACCGCGGACGGCGACGGGAACGCGACCGGGTCCGACGGAGAAGAGGTATCGGGCGCCGATGCAGGCGATGACGAGACGGCGTCGGATGCAGAAAGCGCCAAGAACGCCGAAAGCGCAAAAAGCGCCGGCGGTGACGGTCAGTCCTCGATGGAGGAGTACCTGTGA
- a CDS encoding MarR family transcriptional regulator — MSASESARTEERRLTGENATEAIRELPPSAKLVAKVLEYNDTLTQSQIAEETLLPDRTVRYALTRLDDEGLVDSRFSFSDARKRIYTLDFE, encoded by the coding sequence ATGAGTGCATCCGAGTCCGCCCGAACCGAGGAACGCCGCCTGACGGGCGAGAACGCCACCGAAGCCATCCGCGAACTGCCCCCGAGCGCCAAGCTGGTCGCGAAGGTCCTGGAGTACAACGACACGCTGACCCAGAGTCAGATCGCCGAAGAGACGCTGCTGCCCGACCGCACGGTGCGATACGCGCTGACCCGTCTCGACGACGAAGGGCTCGTCGACTCCCGATTCTCCTTTTCGGACGCCCGCAAGCGCATCTACACGCTCGACTTCGAGTGA
- the pan1 gene encoding proteasome-activating nucleotidase Pan1, translating to MTDTVEDVDLPYDEESASQQEKIEALQERLEVLESQNEEMRDKLLDANAENNKYQQKLERLTHENKKLKQSPLFVATVQEITDDGVIIKQHGNNQEAVTEVTDEMREDLDPDARVAVNNSLSIVKTLDNETDVRARVMQVEESPEVSYEDIGGLEEQMNEVRETVEMPLESPEMFGEVGIEPPSGVLLYGPPGTGKTMLAKAVANQTDATFIKMAGSELVHKFIGEGAKLVRDLFEVARQHEPAVLFIDEIDAIAAKRTDSKTSGDAEVQRTMMQLLSEMDGFEDRGEIRIIAATNRFDMLDRAILRPGRFDRLIEVPKPNLEGREKIFRIHTRDMNVSDDVDFDKLAKEAEDASGADIKAICTEAGMFAIRDDRTEITMDDFENAKSKIEAEDEDEEISKTFA from the coding sequence ATGACCGATACTGTGGAAGACGTCGATCTCCCCTACGACGAGGAGAGTGCGTCCCAGCAGGAGAAAATCGAGGCATTGCAGGAACGCCTCGAAGTTCTCGAATCGCAGAACGAGGAGATGCGCGACAAGCTTCTGGATGCGAACGCCGAGAACAACAAGTACCAGCAGAAACTCGAGCGACTGACCCACGAGAACAAGAAGCTCAAGCAGTCCCCGCTGTTCGTGGCGACCGTCCAGGAGATCACCGACGACGGCGTCATCATCAAGCAGCACGGCAATAACCAGGAGGCGGTCACCGAAGTGACCGACGAGATGCGCGAGGACCTCGACCCCGACGCGCGCGTTGCCGTGAACAACTCCCTGTCCATCGTCAAGACCCTCGACAACGAAACCGACGTGCGGGCCCGGGTCATGCAGGTCGAAGAGAGCCCGGAGGTTTCCTACGAGGACATCGGCGGCCTCGAAGAGCAGATGAACGAGGTCCGCGAGACGGTCGAGATGCCCCTCGAAAGCCCCGAGATGTTCGGCGAGGTCGGCATCGAACCGCCGAGCGGCGTGTTGCTCTACGGCCCGCCGGGCACCGGTAAGACGATGCTCGCGAAGGCCGTCGCCAACCAGACCGACGCCACCTTCATCAAGATGGCCGGCTCCGAACTGGTCCACAAGTTCATCGGCGAGGGGGCGAAACTCGTCCGCGACCTCTTCGAGGTCGCCCGCCAGCACGAACCCGCCGTGCTGTTCATCGACGAGATCGACGCCATCGCGGCCAAGCGGACCGACTCGAAGACGTCGGGCGACGCGGAGGTCCAGCGGACGATGATGCAGTTGCTCTCGGAGATGGACGGCTTCGAGGACCGCGGCGAGATTCGCATCATCGCGGCGACCAACCGCTTCGACATGCTCGACCGCGCCATCCTCCGGCCCGGTCGCTTCGACCGCCTCATCGAGGTTCCCAAGCCGAACCTCGAAGGCCGCGAGAAGATCTTCCGCATCCACACCCGCGACATGAACGTCTCCGACGACGTCGACTTCGACAAACTGGCCAAGGAGGCCGAGGACGCCTCCGGCGCCGACATCAAGGCCATCTGCACGGAGGCCGGCATGTTCGCCATCCGCGACGACCGCACCGAGATCACGATGGACGACTTCGAGAACGCCAAGTCCAAGATCGAGGCCGAGGACGAGGACGAAGAGATCTCGAAGACGTTCGCGTAA
- a CDS encoding lamin tail domain-containing protein — MAEQRPWTTKTTTDHDTVREWVEARDAVPARATPGDEDDRDVLRIDSPERDSESDANLEAVSWDEFFERFESAGLAFRYRDEEPTGERSHFHRFVRREETGVADAPEADVSVVAVAATATPSDRQTDPEDPDRPEMESASEMNVESPSEGADAEAERRPALTAGLVVDEIHEDAGGYDHWNKNDEYLVLRNDGEEPLDLAGWTVENDDGKTYEFREEFGLDPGRTVTLHSGSGEDTDTDRYWGSERAVWKNTGDVLTVRDADGRQVIRVSY; from the coding sequence ATGGCCGAGCAACGTCCCTGGACGACGAAGACGACGACCGACCACGACACCGTCCGCGAGTGGGTCGAGGCCCGCGACGCCGTCCCGGCGCGCGCGACGCCCGGCGACGAGGACGACCGCGATGTCCTCCGCATCGACTCCCCTGAGCGCGACTCGGAGTCGGACGCGAACCTCGAAGCGGTTTCGTGGGACGAGTTCTTCGAGCGGTTCGAGTCGGCCGGCCTCGCGTTCCGCTATCGGGACGAAGAGCCGACCGGCGAGCGGAGCCACTTCCACCGGTTCGTTCGGCGCGAGGAGACCGGCGTCGCCGACGCGCCCGAGGCCGACGTGTCGGTCGTCGCGGTCGCGGCGACGGCGACGCCGAGCGACCGGCAGACCGACCCGGAGGACCCCGACCGCCCCGAGATGGAGTCGGCATCCGAGATGAACGTGGAGTCGCCGTCCGAGGGAGCCGACGCCGAGGCCGAGCGACGACCTGCGCTGACGGCCGGCCTCGTCGTGGACGAGATTCACGAGGACGCCGGGGGGTACGACCACTGGAACAAGAACGACGAGTACCTCGTCCTCCGCAACGACGGCGAGGAACCCCTCGACCTCGCGGGGTGGACCGTCGAGAACGACGACGGGAAGACCTACGAGTTCCGCGAGGAGTTCGGCCTCGACCCCGGCCGGACGGTCACGCTCCACAGCGGGTCGGGTGAGGACACCGACACCGACCGCTACTGGGGTTCGGAGCGTGCCGTCTGGAAGAACACCGGCGACGTGCTGACCGTCCGGGACGCCGACGGACGGCAGGTGATTCGCGTCTCGTACTGA
- a CDS encoding DUF5800 family protein yields MTTLAFDEDGVDVVYQGTEFRLSKDLIEGATGKSYFDVTDHEVLRIVEENPQTKGQARQIGDIVR; encoded by the coding sequence ATGACGACGCTCGCGTTCGACGAGGACGGCGTGGACGTGGTGTACCAGGGGACGGAGTTCCGCCTCTCGAAGGACCTCATCGAGGGCGCGACCGGCAAGTCGTACTTCGACGTGACCGACCACGAGGTGCTGCGCATCGTCGAGGAGAACCCGCAGACGAAGGGCCAGGCCCGTCAGATAGGCGACATCGTGCGATGA
- a CDS encoding polymer-forming cytoskeletal protein — protein sequence MPLRSDPLDELAIPDGTTVEEHDLVTDGDVIVGGQSTVEFGVRGHNVIAGERVTFGGHIEAESDCRLDMWSEVDGEVLVGRDAYLGERVHIAGQLMVSGDLDIGDDVDIDEGFEANGWIVIRNPMPTIVFLFAYLSQLLRIGEEEAAEEVVSELLESDADADPAVIPRSAHVSDDSWRVSTPATIGDDCRLHGNIRAESIAVGARNDVFGSLRARGDITIEEDTVIHGDVTTRSGTVELADDVEIRGDVSCEDLQFHEGAVVDGTMRAGGEMTMVQAGTAHRIAADGDGGRNREDHASDAETGADAEEDADAETEAAPEEEDADASDESETASDRSDADSADAPDDDESTEANDGDAEAVEDDTHLEDDTDLEIEDIESELAGDEDEDEEDEVEIVEADADAEDDPAVEADADDADPVDPADEDAEILTDGPEDAADAADESDEAHAESFEFEGERGTVESED from the coding sequence GTGCCGCTTCGCTCCGACCCACTCGACGAACTCGCCATCCCCGACGGGACGACCGTCGAGGAGCACGACCTGGTGACCGACGGCGACGTAATCGTCGGCGGCCAGAGCACCGTGGAGTTCGGGGTCCGGGGCCACAACGTCATCGCGGGCGAGCGCGTCACCTTCGGCGGCCACATCGAAGCCGAGTCGGACTGCCGACTCGACATGTGGTCCGAAGTCGACGGCGAGGTGCTGGTCGGCCGCGACGCCTACCTCGGCGAGCGGGTCCACATCGCCGGCCAACTGATGGTCAGCGGCGACCTCGACATCGGCGACGACGTCGACATCGACGAGGGGTTCGAGGCCAACGGCTGGATCGTCATCCGGAACCCGATGCCGACCATCGTCTTCCTGTTCGCGTACCTCTCGCAACTCCTGCGCATCGGCGAGGAGGAGGCCGCCGAGGAGGTCGTCTCTGAACTCTTAGAGAGCGACGCCGACGCCGACCCCGCGGTCATCCCGCGGAGCGCCCACGTCAGCGACGACTCCTGGCGGGTTTCGACGCCCGCGACCATCGGCGACGACTGCCGACTCCACGGCAACATCCGCGCCGAGTCCATCGCGGTCGGCGCGCGCAACGACGTGTTCGGGAGCCTGCGCGCCCGCGGCGACATCACCATCGAGGAGGACACGGTCATCCATGGCGACGTGACCACCCGAAGCGGGACGGTGGAACTCGCCGACGACGTCGAGATTCGCGGCGACGTCTCCTGCGAGGACCTCCAGTTCCACGAGGGCGCGGTCGTCGACGGGACGATGCGCGCCGGCGGGGAGATGACGATGGTCCAGGCCGGGACCGCCCACCGCATCGCCGCCGACGGCGACGGCGGGCGCAACCGGGAGGACCACGCGAGCGACGCCGAGACGGGAGCCGACGCCGAAGAAGACGCCGACGCCGAGACGGAGGCCGCCCCCGAAGAAGAAGACGCCGATGCGTCGGACGAATCGGAAACCGCGAGCGACCGGTCCGACGCCGACAGTGCCGACGCGCCGGACGACGACGAATCGACGGAAGCGAACGACGGGGACGCCGAAGCCGTCGAGGACGACACCCACCTCGAAGACGACACCGACCTCGAAATCGAGGACATCGAGTCCGAACTCGCGGGCGACGAAGACGAGGACGAGGAAGACGAGGTCGAAATCGTCGAAGCTGACGCCGACGCCGAGGACGACCCGGCCGTCGAAGCCGACGCCGACGACGCTGACCCCGTCGACCCCGCCGACGAGGACGCCGAGATTCTGACCGACGGCCCCGAAGACGCCGCCGACGCCGCCGACGAGAGCGACGAGGCTCACGCGGAGTCGTTCGAGTTCGAAGGCGAGCGCGGAACCGTCGAGAGCGAGGACTGA
- a CDS encoding electron transfer flavoprotein subunit beta/FixA family protein: protein MHSVVLTKGVPDFREGQVSFDEDGHLERGKTPTVMNPNDAFALEAALQTKVKRGGRVSVMSMGPPGYEGVLEEAMGVYADDLYLLSDREMAAADTWSTSITLSAGIEKLGDPDLVVAGFKTADGETGQTGPQTCWCLDRPIVTHVISMTVDEDEGRLRAKRLVEGDVDEIETVECPLPAFVVTDPEFEPSYRRAEHRLRHKRLKEETEERVENYEDHLTTWSAEELDLDPDFIGLDGSPTIVSSVDPIPKAPSEREATMIEPGDDEGMSALVDEMTPLAGGD, encoded by the coding sequence ATGCACTCGGTAGTGCTGACGAAGGGCGTCCCGGACTTCCGGGAAGGGCAGGTTTCGTTCGACGAGGACGGCCACCTCGAACGCGGCAAAACGCCCACCGTGATGAACCCCAACGACGCCTTCGCGCTGGAGGCGGCGCTCCAGACCAAGGTCAAGCGCGGCGGGCGGGTGAGCGTGATGAGCATGGGACCGCCGGGCTACGAGGGCGTGCTGGAGGAGGCGATGGGCGTCTACGCCGACGACCTCTACCTGCTGTCGGACCGGGAGATGGCGGCGGCCGACACCTGGTCGACCTCTATCACGCTGTCGGCGGGCATCGAAAAGCTCGGCGACCCGGACCTCGTCGTCGCGGGGTTCAAGACCGCCGACGGCGAGACGGGCCAGACCGGCCCGCAGACGTGCTGGTGTCTCGACCGCCCCATCGTCACCCACGTCATCTCGATGACCGTCGACGAGGACGAGGGGCGACTCCGGGCGAAGCGACTCGTCGAGGGCGACGTCGACGAGATAGAGACGGTCGAGTGTCCCCTCCCGGCGTTCGTGGTCACCGACCCCGAGTTCGAACCGTCCTACCGGCGGGCCGAACACCGACTCCGCCACAAGCGCCTCAAGGAGGAGACCGAGGAGCGCGTCGAGAACTACGAGGACCACCTCACCACGTGGAGCGCCGAGGAACTCGACCTCGACCCCGATTTCATCGGCCTCGACGGGTCGCCGACCATCGTCTCGTCGGTCGACCCCATCCCGAAGGCGCCCTCCGAGCGCGAGGCCACGATGATCGAACCCGGCGACGACGAGGGGATGTCGGCGCTGGTCGACGAGATGACGCCGCTGGCGGGGGGTGACTGA
- a CDS encoding electron transfer flavoprotein subunit alpha/FixB family protein, protein MADENPDSDVDLDPSEYTVDELEDKLVAVDDPAELDATLAAEESGQDRTTAKEAIRARIDEVQADAEGEAGEATDDDHEEEYADEGGTDAPAEAGESEAEGESDEAESVDRTTRDKKHVRALEDGVYGDMWVYCETQGGQLLDVSKEMLGKARELMDAYNDDYDSNERVVGVLVGDDMESLAEEVVAYGADVAVYHEDPRLERFRHKPYTEIVADMARGGADPPNWATGDSGTEPTAEWRDYDKPRYFLFPATNNGRDLSAQVQGELDSGLASDCSGLSIEEELVSNPVKTGEPGEKVEFERVLHMKRPDFSGFEYSTILCLDNPGREFHPQGCSVIPGSFDALDPDFDREGELVEHDLDLDDDWFRVDVSEWDRLDEGVDLTGHEVVVALGRGIGDDPTEGIELGLDLVEAFDDAALGLSRGVVTASYDVAGHVADYVAEERQIGETGQVVQPTLYIAAGISGAVQHKVGMDESDTIVAINTDPEARIRDFSDYFVEGDLFDVLPRLTESLQAGELTISAEATDD, encoded by the coding sequence GTGGCCGACGAGAACCCCGACTCGGACGTCGACCTCGACCCCAGCGAGTACACGGTCGACGAACTCGAGGACAAACTGGTCGCGGTCGACGACCCCGCGGAACTCGACGCGACGCTCGCCGCCGAGGAGTCGGGCCAGGACCGAACCACCGCCAAAGAGGCCATCCGGGCCCGCATCGACGAGGTGCAGGCCGACGCCGAGGGCGAGGCCGGCGAGGCGACCGACGACGACCACGAAGAGGAGTACGCCGACGAGGGCGGAACCGACGCGCCGGCCGAAGCGGGCGAGTCGGAAGCCGAGGGCGAGTCGGACGAGGCCGAATCTGTCGACCGCACCACCCGCGACAAGAAGCACGTTCGGGCGCTCGAAGACGGCGTCTACGGGGACATGTGGGTCTACTGCGAAACCCAGGGCGGGCAACTGCTCGACGTCTCGAAAGAGATGCTCGGCAAGGCCCGCGAACTGATGGACGCCTACAACGACGACTACGATTCGAACGAGCGCGTCGTCGGCGTCCTCGTCGGCGACGACATGGAATCGCTCGCCGAGGAGGTCGTCGCCTACGGCGCCGACGTGGCCGTCTACCACGAGGACCCGCGACTGGAGCGGTTCCGACACAAGCCCTACACCGAAATCGTCGCCGACATGGCTCGGGGCGGCGCCGACCCCCCGAACTGGGCGACCGGCGACTCTGGGACAGAACCCACTGCCGAGTGGCGCGACTACGACAAGCCGCGGTACTTCCTCTTCCCGGCGACCAACAACGGCCGGGACCTCTCGGCGCAGGTCCAGGGCGAACTCGACTCCGGCCTCGCTTCGGACTGTTCGGGGCTGTCCATCGAGGAGGAACTCGTCAGCAACCCGGTCAAGACCGGCGAACCCGGCGAGAAGGTGGAGTTCGAGCGCGTTCTCCACATGAAGCGACCGGACTTCTCGGGCTTCGAGTACTCGACCATCCTCTGTCTCGACAACCCCGGCCGGGAGTTCCACCCGCAGGGCTGTTCGGTCATCCCGGGCAGTTTCGACGCGCTCGACCCCGACTTCGACCGCGAGGGCGAACTGGTCGAACACGACCTCGACCTGGACGACGACTGGTTCCGCGTGGACGTCTCCGAGTGGGACCGCCTCGACGAGGGCGTCGACCTCACCGGTCACGAAGTCGTGGTGGCGCTCGGCCGGGGCATCGGCGACGACCCCACGGAGGGCATCGAACTCGGCCTCGACCTCGTGGAGGCGTTCGACGACGCGGCGCTCGGCCTCTCTCGGGGGGTGGTCACCGCCTCCTACGACGTGGCCGGCCACGTCGCCGACTACGTCGCCGAGGAGCGCCAGATCGGTGAAACCGGCCAGGTCGTCCAGCCGACCCTCTACATCGCCGCGGGCATCTCCGGGGCGGTCCAGCACAAGGTCGGCATGGACGAGTCCGACACCATCGTCGCGATCAACACCGACCCGGAGGCGCGCATCCGGGACTTCAGCGACTACTTCGTGGAAGGCGACCTCTTCGACGTGCTCCCCCGTCTCACCGAGTCGTTGCAGGCGGGCGAACTGACCATCAGCGCGGAGGCGACCGATGACTGA